The following proteins are encoded in a genomic region of Irregularibacter muris:
- the uvrB gene encoding excinuclease ABC subunit UvrB, translating into MGKFEVVSEFEPRGDQPKAIDAISKGIIEGKKFQTLLGVTGSGKTYTMAKVIEKVQKPTLVMAHNKTLAAQLTSEFKAFFPNNAVEYFVSYYDYYQPEAYVPHSDTYIEKDASINDEIDKLRHSATAALFERKDVIIVASVSCIYGLGDPIDYENLVISLRPGMEKDRDDVIRKLIDIQYQRNDINFVRGTFRVRGDVLEIFPASSSERAVRIEFFGDEIDKITEIDVLTGEIIGVRSHISIFPASHYATSQDKLERAIGSIEQELEERHRGFITEDKLLEAQRIMQRTNFDIEMLREMGYCNGIENYSRHISGRPSGSPPFTLIDYFPDDFLIMVDESHVTLPQVRAMYAGDRSRKTTLIDHGFRLPSAYDNRPLTFEEYEDHIHQMIFVSATPGPYENEHSQQVVEQIIRPTGLVDPQIQVRPIKGQIDDLLGEINQKIEKGQRVLVTTLTKKMAEDLSNYLKEMEVKVSYLHSDVKTIERMEIIRDLRLGVYDVLVGINLLREGLDLPEVGLVAILDADKEGFLRSETSLIQTIGRAARNVEGNVIMYADKITPSMERAISETNRRRALQQQFNELHNITPQTIRKKVHDVIEATKVAEEAEKYGITKPVEKLEKADIIELLFKLETEMQEAAKDLQFERAAELRDKIQQLKEEFNL; encoded by the coding sequence ATGGGTAAGTTTGAAGTAGTATCAGAGTTTGAGCCTAGGGGGGATCAGCCTAAGGCCATTGATGCCATAAGCAAAGGAATAATAGAAGGAAAGAAATTTCAGACTTTACTAGGGGTTACGGGATCAGGAAAGACTTATACCATGGCGAAGGTAATTGAAAAGGTGCAAAAGCCTACTTTGGTCATGGCACATAATAAGACCTTAGCCGCCCAATTGACCAGTGAATTCAAAGCCTTTTTTCCCAATAATGCTGTAGAATATTTTGTCAGTTATTATGATTATTATCAACCGGAGGCTTATGTGCCCCATTCAGATACCTATATAGAAAAAGATGCATCTATAAATGATGAAATAGATAAATTACGTCACTCTGCCACAGCGGCTCTTTTTGAAAGAAAAGACGTTATTATTGTGGCCAGCGTGTCTTGTATATATGGACTGGGGGACCCCATTGATTATGAAAATTTAGTCATTTCCCTACGCCCGGGCATGGAGAAGGATAGAGACGATGTCATTAGAAAGCTAATCGATATTCAATATCAAAGAAATGATATCAACTTTGTTCGGGGGACCTTTAGAGTGCGAGGAGATGTTTTAGAAATCTTCCCAGCCTCTTCTTCTGAAAGAGCAGTGAGAATAGAATTTTTTGGAGATGAAATAGACAAAATTACCGAAATAGATGTCTTAACGGGAGAAATCATAGGGGTGCGTAGCCATATTTCTATTTTCCCGGCTTCCCACTATGCCACCTCCCAGGACAAGTTGGAGAGAGCCATTGGAAGCATAGAACAGGAGTTAGAAGAAAGACATAGAGGGTTTATTACAGAGGATAAATTACTAGAAGCCCAAAGAATTATGCAAAGGACTAATTTTGATATCGAAATGCTTAGAGAAATGGGCTATTGTAATGGGATTGAAAACTACTCTCGTCACATTAGTGGACGTCCATCGGGCAGTCCACCCTTTACTTTGATTGACTATTTTCCCGATGATTTTTTGATCATGGTAGATGAATCCCATGTTACTTTACCCCAGGTAAGGGCAATGTACGCAGGAGACCGTTCCAGGAAAACAACCTTAATAGACCATGGTTTTCGTCTTCCTTCTGCCTATGACAATAGACCCTTAACCTTTGAAGAGTATGAAGATCATATTCATCAAATGATTTTTGTATCGGCCACTCCTGGACCCTATGAAAATGAGCATAGTCAACAAGTGGTAGAACAAATTATTCGTCCTACAGGTCTTGTGGATCCACAAATACAAGTAAGACCCATTAAGGGGCAGATTGATGATTTATTGGGAGAAATCAATCAAAAGATTGAAAAAGGACAAAGAGTTTTAGTCACCACTTTGACCAAAAAGATGGCCGAGGATTTGAGCAACTATTTAAAGGAAATGGAAGTGAAGGTTAGTTACCTTCATTCTGATGTAAAAACCATTGAAAGAATGGAGATCATAAGAGATTTACGATTGGGTGTCTATGACGTACTCGTGGGGATTAACTTACTTAGGGAAGGCTTAGACTTGCCCGAAGTAGGATTGGTAGCCATACTAGATGCGGATAAGGAAGGATTTTTACGTTCAGAAACTTCTCTTATACAGACCATTGGACGGGCAGCGAGAAACGTGGAGGGCAATGTCATCATGTATGCTGATAAGATCACGCCTTCCATGGAAAGAGCCATTAGTGAAACCAATAGAAGAAGGGCTCTTCAACAGCAATTTAATGAACTTCATAACATAACCCCCCAAACCATACGTAAAAAAGTTCATGATGTCATTGAGGCGACCAAAGTGGCAGAGGAAGCTGAAAAATACGGAATAACCAAACCTGTAGAAAAGTTAGAAAAAGCAGATATTATAGAATTATTATTTAAGTTAGAAACCGAGATGCAAGAGGCAGCAAAGGATTTACAATTTGAAAGAGCGGCTGAACTTAGGGATAAGATACAGCAATTAAAGGAAGAATTTAATCTTTAA